Genomic DNA from Desulfovibrio sp. JC022:
CGCCACCCTGACCAACGGCGGCTTGCTGGACGGTGAAGTTGCAGATGTGTTTTCTTCCTTGGGCACTTGGATCAGAATTTCCATGGACGGCTGGGACGGTCCCAGTTATTCACGCTTCCGCTCAGTTGCTGACTATGAATTCTCCAAAATCATGACCAACATAAAAAATTTCAAGAAGCTGAACGGTAAATGCTTTCTGGGCGTCAGCTACCTCATCAACCGAGATAATGCCGAGCACGTCTTTGAAATGGCCCAAAAACTTAAAGATTCTGGAGTTGACAGCATAAAATTTTCCGGCTGTGTGGTCAGCAATGACGGTCACGAAAACAACCGCTATCACGCGCCTGTCTTTGGAAAAATCAAAGAACAGACCCAGCGAGCAAAAGAAGAACTACAATCAGAGGGATTCGAAGTTTTTGATGCCTATCACGAACTGGACGAAAAATTCGACAAGAACTACCAGTGGTGTCCATACCAACAAATTCTGCCCATTATCGGAGCGGACCAGCGAGTCTATACCTGTCAGGACAAAGCCTATAACCTTGATTGCGGAGTACTCGGTTCCATCAAGGATATACGCTTCAAGGACTTCTGGTATAACAACCGGGATAAATTCTTCAAGATCAACCCGTCCAAGCATTGTAATCATCACTGCATTTCCAACGGTAAGAACATGCTCATCCACGATTACCTGAACGCCAACCCCGACCACCTGCCTTTTGTTTAAAGAAAAGGGGACAGCATGAAAATTCTGGTAATCGGGGACGGTGCACTTGGAAATTCAATTGCCCGACATACCCAAAAATCCGAGCATGAACTATTTCAAACTTCGCGCAAGAACAAACAACTCATTCATTTTGACTTAAAAAATGAACAAGAGTTCACTTTTTTACCAA
This window encodes:
- a CDS encoding radical SAM protein codes for the protein MQFYTNLKIFHYQHKLDSLPPESERTEAPIHIRIKPTNACNHSCSYCAYRNPALQLGQDMSIADRIPASKMKEIVADCIDMGVKAVTFSGGGEPLCYPQLATTAINLAEGGVSIATLTNGGLLDGEVADVFSSLGTWIRISMDGWDGPSYSRFRSVADYEFSKIMTNIKNFKKLNGKCFLGVSYLINRDNAEHVFEMAQKLKDSGVDSIKFSGCVVSNDGHENNRYHAPVFGKIKEQTQRAKEELQSEGFEVFDAYHELDEKFDKNYQWCPYQQILPIIGADQRVYTCQDKAYNLDCGVLGSIKDIRFKDFWYNNRDKFFKINPSKHCNHHCISNGKNMLIHDYLNANPDHLPFV